The genomic window TGGCGTCGGAAAAAGGTGATGGTGAAGTCGTGGCCATGGTTTTGCTCCCGGGCAGTGGTTGGTACAGCGGTGAATGTTGATACTATAGTTGTCTATACAACTTAATGCAACAAAGGGTTAACCCTAGTCTATTTTTTGACTGGTTTGCACAAAAAAGTGGTCCACTTGGGGCATCCCAGGAGGCTTTGCCGATGCCGCAGCACGTCATCAACCGATCCCGTCGCAACTACAACCAGTGGGTGGCCAACGAGTCGATAGAAGACTACGCCTTGCGTTATTCGCCGGCCAGTTTTCGCAAATGGTCACCTCGCACACTGGCCACCACGCTGATTGGAACCAACTCGGCACTGTCGTATGAGGCCATAGGTGCATTGCTACTGCTGGATTACGGTTTTAGCAACGCCTTGTGGGCCATGGTTTTCGCGGCCGTGATCATCTTTGCGGTCAGTCTGCCGATCTGCCACTACTCGGCGCGGCACAACATCGACATGGACCTGTTGACCCGCGCAGCGGGCTTTGGTTATGTGGGGTCTACCTTCACGTCGCTGATATACGCCTCGTTCACCTTCATCTTCCTGGCGATCGAGTCGGCCATCATGGCGCAGGCGCTCAAGCTGTGTTTTGGCCTGCCACTGTGGTTGGGCTACATCGTCTGTTCGGTAGTGGTTATCCCCATCGTTTTTTATGGCGTAACAGCTATCAACCGCCTGCACAAGTGGACGCAGCCGCTGTGGCTGGTGCTGCTCATACTGCCGTTTTATTTTGTACTGACACGTGAGCCGGCGGCCTTCAGCTCCATGGTGCAGATCAAGGGGCAGGTGACCGGCAGTTCGGGTTTTGATGCGCTGCAGTTTGGTATTGCGGCCGGCATTTCTTTCGCGCTGATTGCGCAGATTGGCGAGCAGGTGGACTACCTGCGCTTTATGCCAGACCGCACCAAGCAGAACCGGTGGAGCTGGTGGGTCAACACGCTGGCAGGTGGCGCGGGCTGGATTGTGATTGCCTTTGCCAAACAGATTGGAGGCGCAGTGTTGGCCGCCTTGGCGGTGCTGGCCGGTGTAGCCATCGTCGACGCCAAAGAGCCTATCGCACTCTTCAACCTGGCCTTTCGGTATGTATTCGACAACCCGGGAACGGCCTTGCTCGTGGGCACCCTGTTTGTTGTGGTGTCTGAACTCAAGGTTAACGTGACCAATGCGTACTCGGGCTCGCTCTCCTGGTCCAACTTCTTCTCGCGTGTGACCCATGCCCACCCGGGGCGTGTGGTCTGGTTGGTGTTTAACAGCGCCATTGCCTTGCTGCTGATGGAGTTGAACCTGTTCGAGGCGCTGAACAATGTCTTGGGGCTGTACTCCAATATTGCGGTCGCGTGGATCTGCGCCGTGGTGGCAGACCTGGCCATCAACAAACCGTTCAAACTGAGCCCGCCCATCATTGAATTCAAGCGCGCGCATCTGTTCGACTGGAATCCGGTGGGCGTAGGCAGCATGGTGATTGCCTGCATTGTGTCCACCATCGCCTTCAGCGGTGCACTGGGCGTGTATGCACAGGCCTACTCCTGGTTGATTGCTGCAGTACTGGCTTTTGTGCTGTCCCCCGCGATTGCCATCCTGACCAAGGGCAAGTACTACATCGCCCGCGAGAGTGCCTACCCGTACCGATCGGAAGAGATGGTGCTGTGCCAGGTGTGTGGCCAGAACTACGTGATGACCGATTGTGCACACTGCCCCTTCCATGGGGGCGCCATCTGCTCGCTGTGCTGCACGCTGGAGACCAATTGCAAAGACCAGTGCAAGCCCAAGACGCGTTCCTTCCTGGACTATTACCACGCGGCGGTGGCAACGGGCCTGGGCCACGTTTTCAAGCGCGGGGTATCGCAACAAAATGCCCTGCGGGTGTCCAATTTCATGTTGCTATGGGGCGTGATGCTGTCGCTCATTGCGGTCATGGTTTGGGTCACGTTGCCCTCGACCAAAGCAGCCACTGGCGCAATGGCAGAGAGCCCCATCACCGACTATGCCTACCGCCTGTTTTTCATCCTGGCCGTGTTCTCCAGCATTGCCACCTGGTGGATGGTGCTGGTTAACGAAAGCCGCAACCTGGCCGAAGAAGAGCTGCGTGCCGCCAAGGATGTGGCCGAAACCGCAACCCAGGCCAAAGGCGAGTTTCTGGCCAATATGAGCCACGAAATCCGCACCCCCATGAACGCCATCATCGGCATGTCCTACCTGGCCCTGCGCACCGACCTGAATGCCAAGCAGCGCGACTACGTCACCAAGGCGCACAAGGCCGCCACCTCACTCTTGGGCATCATCAATGACATCCTGGACTTTTCCAAGGTAGAGGCTGGCAAGCTGGAGCTGGAGCAGATCGAATTCAGCCTGGAAGAGGTGATGGCCAATGTGTCCAACGTCACCGCGTATAAGGCCCACGAAAAAGGTCTGGAGTTTCTGTTCCAGACCCCCGCCGACATACCGCTGGCGCTGGTGGGAGACCCGCTGCGCCTGGGGCAAATTTTTACCAACCTGATCAACAACGCCATCAAGTTCACCGACACGGGAGAGGTCCGCGTCACCACCACCTGCTTGGCGCGTGAACCGGGCCGCGTGCATTTGCAGTTCACCGTGCACGACACGGGCATAGGCATGACCCCAGAGCAGTTGGCCAAGTTGTTTCAGGCGTTCTCGCAGGCCGATGGCTCCACCACCCGCAAGTACGGCGGCACAGGCTTGGGCCTGTCCATCAGCAAACAATTGGTGGACCTGATGCAGGGCAACATAGAGGCCACCAGCACACCCGGGCACGGTACCCGCTTTACCTTTACCTGCTGGTTTGACCTGGCGCACAGCTTGCCGGTCAAGAAACATCTGATACCCCAGGCGCTGAATGGCCTGCGTGCCCTGGTGGCCGACGACAACTCCGCCGCACGCGAGATTCTGCTGGGCATGTTGTCCAGCATCCCATTTGACGTGGACACGGTGGGCTCCGGGGCTGAAGCGGTCGCTGCGGTCAAGAGCGCTGCCAGCACGGGCCGAGCCTATGACATTGTTTTTATGGACTGGAAGATGCCCGGCATCAACGGGGTAGAGGCTACGCGGTTGATCAAGGGTGATGCCAGCCTGGGCAAGACCCCGGCCGTGGTCATGGTGACGGCCTTTGGCCTGGACGAGGTGCGCACGGCCGCGCAGCAGGTGCAGGCCGACGGATTTTTGGTCAAACCCATCCACCAGTCGGCGCTGGTAGACGGGCTGCTGGAAATCTTTGGCTACACCGAGGGCGAGGCCGCTGCGCGGGGCGCAGAGATCCACCAGGTCGAACTGCAGGCGGCCCGTGTACTGCTGGTGGAGGACAACAGCATCAACCAGCAAATTGCCACCGAACTGTTGCAAAGCGTGGGCGCGCGGGTGGATGTGGCCGACAACGGCGCCGTGGCCTTGCAGACGCTGGAGCAGGCGGCAGACGGAACCTACAACTTGGTGCTCATGGACCTGCAAATGCCGGTGATGGATGGTTTTGAAGCCACCCGGCGCCTGCGCCAGAACCCCCGCTTTGCCACGCTGCCCATCGTGGCCATGACGGCCCATGCCCTGGCCAGCGAGCGGGACAACTGCCTGGCGGTCGGCATGAATGACCATGTGACCAAACCCATAGACCCCGACACCCTGTTCCGTGCATTGGAGCGCTGGTGTGGACAAGGGGGCTTGCAAGAATCCGGCACAGACGCTGCACACGCGGCAACGGCAGCAAACGACAAGGGCGATACCCCAGCGGTGGGATTGGATGCGGCGGCGGGTCTGCGGCGCATGGCGGGCAACTGGACGGCCTACCGCAATGTGCTGGTGCAGTTTGCAGAGCACCATGCGGGTGCGGCAGATGCCTTGCGAGGCCTGCTGGAGGCGGGGCACACGGCCGAGGCTGAGCGCCTGCTGCACACCATCAAAGGCGTAGCGGGTAACCTGGGTGCCCAAGCCCTGTCCGCCCAAGCGGCAAGCCTGGAGCTGGCTCTGCCGCAGGGGACATGGGACGCGCACGGCATCGCCGCTTTCGCTACGCAATTGCAAGCCGCACTGGCTGCCATTGACCAGGTGCTGGCTGCAGGGAATGCAGCTAGTGGTGCACCCGACGGCACGCCGGTTGACAACACACCGCTACCAGCGGAGTTGGCAGCCCAGGCGCTGGCGCAGCTGGGCCGCTACCTGGCAGAAGACGACGGTGAAGCTCTGGCCTACCTGGCCGAGCACGCCAGCGCCTTGCGGCAGGCCCTGGGCGATGGTGCAAAATTTGCTACGTTGGAAAAAGCCATACAAAACTTTGACTTCAGGGCGGCAGCGGCCGTGCTGGCGTCCAGCTAGAAGCTCGCCACTGGAAAAACGATGAGTGCCCCCGACACACCTGCTCTCAAAACCGTGCTGGCGGTGGACGACACGCCTGAGAACCTGGCCGTGGTCAATGCACTGCTGCGGGGGCTGTACAAGGTCAAGGTCGCCAGCAATGGCGAACATGCCCTGGCCATTGCCGCCGCCGCTGTGCCAGACCTGATACTGCTGGACATCATGATGCCCGGCCTGGATGGTTATGAGGTTTGCCGTCGCCTTAAGGACGACCCCGCCACACGGGACATCCCGGTCATCTTCCTCACCGCCAAGTCGGATGAGGCGGGCGAGCAACAGGGCTTTGATCTGGGTGCGGTGGACTACATCACCAAACCCATCAGCCCACCTCTGCTGCTGGCACGGGTCAAGGCCCAGCTGTCGCTGAAAGAGGCGCGTGATGCCCTGGAGCGGCGCAACGCCGAGGACAAACGGCGCTTCGAGTTGGCCATGGCCCAGCAGGTGGAGCTCAATGCCCTCAAGTCCAGCTTTGTCTCCATGACCACGCACGAGTTCCGCACACCCTTGACCACCATTTTGTCGTCGCAGGAGTTGCTGGTGCACTACGGCGATCGACTGTCGGCCGCGGAGCGTGGCGACACCCTGCGCAGCATAGAGGGCGCGGCACGGCGCATGGTTGTGATGCTGGACCAGGTGCTGACCATTGGCAAGGCCGACGCCAACCTGCTGGAGTTCAGACCCAAACCCCTGGACCTAGCGACCTTGTGCCGCCAACTGCGGGACGAGGCCCAGGCGGGACAGGTGGCGCCCGATGGCAGCCAGGCCGATCTGCTGACACTGGAGCTGAACCTGGGCGAGGGCCCGGTCATGGCTGACGAAAAGCTGTTGCGCCACATTCTGGGCAACCTGCTCTCCAATGCCATCAAGTACAGCCCCAACGGCCAGCTGGCCTGTTTCAGTGCACACCATTCTGCGCCGGGTGAACTGGTATTTGAGGTGCGGGACCAGGGCATTGGCATACCGGCGGGCGAGATCCCCAAGCTGTTTGGCAACTTCCACCGCGCCACCAATGTGGGCGACATTCCAGGCACGGGCCTGGGCCTGACCATTGTCAAACGCGCGGTGGAAAGCCATGGTGGCAGCATCGCCGTGCAGAGTGAACTGGGGCGCGGAACCTGTTTCACGGTGAGAATCCCCGTTTAAGGGTTTGTCTGCACCATGTTGTCTATACAACTTGTACAATCACCTGAAACGAGCAGACTATCTGTCTACCATGTCCCAGAATCCATTGCCCGCGTACGAACAGGTCAAAGCCTTCGTCAAAGCCCAGATCAACCAGGGAGTTTGGCGCCCCGGTGATGCCGTGCCCAGCGAGGCGGCGCTGCAGCAGCAGTTTGGCCTGAGCCGCATGACCGTCAACCGCGCGGTGAAGGAACTGGCGGTGGAAGGTGTAGTGACCCGGGTCCAGGGCTCGGGCACCGTGGTGGCCCAGTTGCACCGCATCTCCAGCACACTGGCCGTGCGGGACATCCACGAAGAAATCCTGGAGCGCGGCCACACCCACAGCACAACTGTCTTGCTGGTGGAAACGGTGCGGGCCGATGCCGTGCTGGCGCAGTCGCTCAAGGTGCGTGCCGGCTCCCGGGTGTTCCACTCCATGCAGGTGCACTACGAGAACGGGGTAGCCATCCAGTTTGAAGACCGTTATGTCAACCCGGCGTCGGCGCCGCATTACCTGGACGCCGACCTGACCCAGACCACGCCCACTCATTACCTGCTGGAGCATGCGCCCCTGACCGAGGCCAGCTACTCCATCGAAGCGGCCCTGCCCAGTGCGCAGGAGGCCAAGGCACTGGATATCAGTACGACCGCACCGTGTCTGGTCATGAAACGCAGAACCATTAGTGGCAAACGCGTGGCCAGCATTGCCCGCCTGGTGTATCCCGGTGTTCGATACAGTTTCAGTGGGAATTTTCAACTATGACCTGGCGCACCATCCACCTGGCCGACGTGCCAGCAACCCCTTGGCGCAATGGCGGCGGTTTAACCCGCGAACTGGCGGCCTGGCCCGCGGAGGGCGCGTGGCGCTGGCGCATGTCAGTGGCCGAAGTCACCGCCAGCGGGCCGTTCTCGCGCTTCGAGGGCATTACGCGCTGGTTCGCGGTGCTCAAGGGCGATGGCGTCACACTCACCGTGCGCACCCCGTCCGACAGTGGCGACGCGGGGGCTTGCGAACACCGCTTGACCGCGGCCGATCCTGCCCTGTGTTTTGACGGCGGCGCCACCACCCACTGCGCCTTGCTGGGCGGCACCACCCAGGATTTCAACCTGATGGTGCAGGGCGACTGCCTGCCCGCCCGTATGGTGCGGGTACAGGGGGATCTCACGGTGCTGGCCGGCGCTACTAAAACGATAGCTATATACGCAGTGGATTCGGGGGCTAGAGTCCAATTTAATACAGAAGACCTGTTTGTACCGGCTGGTACGCTGGTGTGGCGCAGCTTGACCAAGGCGGCCACTGTGCACATCAGCGGCAGCCACGTGTTGTGGATGGAGTTGGCGGGATGAGTGTGCAGGTTTGGATGCATTGCGACGCGGCCACCATGGTGCCTGGCGCGCAGCAGCCGTATGGGCTGGTGGAGAACGCCGCGCTGGTGGTGGAGGGAGACACGCTTGCCTGGGTCGGCCCCCACGCAGAGTTGCCGTCCGAATGGATGGAACGCTGCACGGTACTAAACGACGCCGGTGGTGCCCTGATCACCCCAGGCCTGATCGACTGCCACACACACCTGGTCTATGGTGGCGACCGTGCCAACGAGTTCGAGATGCGGCTCAACGGCGCCAGTTATGAAGACATCGCCCG from Rhodoferax sp. AJA081-3 includes these protein-coding regions:
- the hutC gene encoding histidine utilization repressor, coding for MSQNPLPAYEQVKAFVKAQINQGVWRPGDAVPSEAALQQQFGLSRMTVNRAVKELAVEGVVTRVQGSGTVVAQLHRISSTLAVRDIHEEILERGHTHSTTVLLVETVRADAVLAQSLKVRAGSRVFHSMQVHYENGVAIQFEDRYVNPASAPHYLDADLTQTTPTHYLLEHAPLTEASYSIEAALPSAQEAKALDISTTAPCLVMKRRTISGKRVASIARLVYPGVRYSFSGNFQL
- a CDS encoding HutD family protein encodes the protein MTWRTIHLADVPATPWRNGGGLTRELAAWPAEGAWRWRMSVAEVTASGPFSRFEGITRWFAVLKGDGVTLTVRTPSDSGDAGACEHRLTAADPALCFDGGATTHCALLGGTTQDFNLMVQGDCLPARMVRVQGDLTVLAGATKTIAIYAVDSGARVQFNTEDLFVPAGTLVWRSLTKAATVHISGSHVLWMELAG
- a CDS encoding hybrid sensor histidine kinase/response regulator; this translates as MSAPDTPALKTVLAVDDTPENLAVVNALLRGLYKVKVASNGEHALAIAAAAVPDLILLDIMMPGLDGYEVCRRLKDDPATRDIPVIFLTAKSDEAGEQQGFDLGAVDYITKPISPPLLLARVKAQLSLKEARDALERRNAEDKRRFELAMAQQVELNALKSSFVSMTTHEFRTPLTTILSSQELLVHYGDRLSAAERGDTLRSIEGAARRMVVMLDQVLTIGKADANLLEFRPKPLDLATLCRQLRDEAQAGQVAPDGSQADLLTLELNLGEGPVMADEKLLRHILGNLLSNAIKYSPNGQLACFSAHHSAPGELVFEVRDQGIGIPAGEIPKLFGNFHRATNVGDIPGTGLGLTIVKRAVESHGGSIAVQSELGRGTCFTVRIPV
- a CDS encoding response regulator; protein product: MPQHVINRSRRNYNQWVANESIEDYALRYSPASFRKWSPRTLATTLIGTNSALSYEAIGALLLLDYGFSNALWAMVFAAVIIFAVSLPICHYSARHNIDMDLLTRAAGFGYVGSTFTSLIYASFTFIFLAIESAIMAQALKLCFGLPLWLGYIVCSVVVIPIVFYGVTAINRLHKWTQPLWLVLLILPFYFVLTREPAAFSSMVQIKGQVTGSSGFDALQFGIAAGISFALIAQIGEQVDYLRFMPDRTKQNRWSWWVNTLAGGAGWIVIAFAKQIGGAVLAALAVLAGVAIVDAKEPIALFNLAFRYVFDNPGTALLVGTLFVVVSELKVNVTNAYSGSLSWSNFFSRVTHAHPGRVVWLVFNSAIALLLMELNLFEALNNVLGLYSNIAVAWICAVVADLAINKPFKLSPPIIEFKRAHLFDWNPVGVGSMVIACIVSTIAFSGALGVYAQAYSWLIAAVLAFVLSPAIAILTKGKYYIARESAYPYRSEEMVLCQVCGQNYVMTDCAHCPFHGGAICSLCCTLETNCKDQCKPKTRSFLDYYHAAVATGLGHVFKRGVSQQNALRVSNFMLLWGVMLSLIAVMVWVTLPSTKAATGAMAESPITDYAYRLFFILAVFSSIATWWMVLVNESRNLAEEELRAAKDVAETATQAKGEFLANMSHEIRTPMNAIIGMSYLALRTDLNAKQRDYVTKAHKAATSLLGIINDILDFSKVEAGKLELEQIEFSLEEVMANVSNVTAYKAHEKGLEFLFQTPADIPLALVGDPLRLGQIFTNLINNAIKFTDTGEVRVTTTCLAREPGRVHLQFTVHDTGIGMTPEQLAKLFQAFSQADGSTTRKYGGTGLGLSISKQLVDLMQGNIEATSTPGHGTRFTFTCWFDLAHSLPVKKHLIPQALNGLRALVADDNSAAREILLGMLSSIPFDVDTVGSGAEAVAAVKSAASTGRAYDIVFMDWKMPGINGVEATRLIKGDASLGKTPAVVMVTAFGLDEVRTAAQQVQADGFLVKPIHQSALVDGLLEIFGYTEGEAAARGAEIHQVELQAARVLLVEDNSINQQIATELLQSVGARVDVADNGAVALQTLEQAADGTYNLVLMDLQMPVMDGFEATRRLRQNPRFATLPIVAMTAHALASERDNCLAVGMNDHVTKPIDPDTLFRALERWCGQGGLQESGTDAAHAATAANDKGDTPAVGLDAAAGLRRMAGNWTAYRNVLVQFAEHHAGAADALRGLLEAGHTAEAERLLHTIKGVAGNLGAQALSAQAASLELALPQGTWDAHGIAAFATQLQAALAAIDQVLAAGNAASGAPDGTPVDNTPLPAELAAQALAQLGRYLAEDDGEALAYLAEHASALRQALGDGAKFATLEKAIQNFDFRAAAAVLASS